From the genome of Bacillaceae bacterium S4-13-56:
GCTGTGGCAACCAATATTGTGAAAAAGCGTGAAGAGGAAGGGAAGTTTAAAACTCGTAAACAATTGAAGGATATCCCAAGACTTGGGGCGAAAACTTATGAGCAAGCTATCGGATTCTTGCGTATTATGGATGGAGAAGAACCCCTTGATCGGACACCAATACATCCAGAAACTTACCCACATGCCCAAGCTCTATTACAAAAAGTGAATTGTACAACAGCTGACCTCGGAACAGATGAACTGAAGAAAAAACTTCAAGGCTTATCCTTATCTGAGCTATCTGAAGAAATAGGGATTGGTATTCCAACCCTACAAGATACACTGGACGCCTTAATCCGACCGGAACGAGATTTACGTGATGACCTTCCGAAACCTCTATTGAAAAAAGATGTGCTTTCATTGGAAGATTTAAAACAAGGAATGGAGCTTCAAGGAACAGTTCGTAACGTAGTAGACTTTGGTGCATTTGTTGATATTGGAGTAAAACAAGATGGACTTGTCCATATATCGAAGCTATCTAATTCATTCGTGAAACATCCATTAGATGTTGTATCCGTTGGAGATGTTGTTACAGTCTGGGTTGAAACCGTCGATGCTGATAAAGGTCGAATTGCATTGACCATGGTAGGATAATATGAAAAAGAACCGGACATAATTTTATGCCCGGTTTTGTATTATTTCTTTGTTTCTATGAAAGGGCGCAGCAAGCTTCACCCAACAAGGATGAAAAATTTAATATTTTATTTTCATGGGAGTAATACCCCTACCTCAAGTCTTAAGGGAAACAAAAAGAGTAGGTGGGGGATACACTTGCCTGTAAATGTCCGATTGGTTCAAGGGCCTTTAGGCCATGCCCTTGGGTGCTAACAATCAGTGAGGGGACTGCCAACTGATTGAAGTTTCACTTTATTGAATGGCAAATTTTCGCATATCCTTCCATAGGTTTATTGGTGCCACGAGAGAAGACTCCTTCTTAAACCTAATAAGGTAAGGGGAGTAGTTCAATTAGTAGACAGTTCCTACTATCAATAAGTATGATAGGTACAGCTATTTCTATGTCTGTGTACGCCTGTAAAAAAACCAACATTGGTTCAGCATGCGAATTTGGTTTTTGTTTTTCTCCAGAAAGGCTTTGGTCATTTGTTTTTGAAACCAGTTAGGCATGGGCTGCACCTCTCTTTCATTGGTTTACTTCTTTACTACCCGTAAGACAACTATTAGCAAACCTATTTGTTTTAAAATATGATGAATCCTAAAAAAACGTGCAAGGTGTGAAATAAATGGATCAGGATCAACTTCATCGATGGGTGTCAGAGATATCAGCAAAGTATTTTCATATCTCTTTTAACGACAAAGTATCGTTTAATTCACGTCTTCGTACTACAGGTGGGCGTTATATTCCTTCTCAGCGCAAAATAGAATTAAACCCTAAGTATTTACATGAGTTGGGTGAAGAAGCCATGGAGGGGATTATTAAACACGAACTATGTCACTATCATCTTCATATTCAAGGAAAAGGGTATCAACATCGAGACCCTGAATTTAGAGAGTTATTAAAGAAAACCGGATCACCACGCTTTTGCAGTCCACTTCCATCCAATCAAAAAAAGCAAACCATTCATAGTTATAGATGTAAACAATGTGGGCAAGTCTATAACAGGAAGAGGAAAATAGATGTCAAAAGATATAGGTGCGGACA
Proteins encoded in this window:
- a CDS encoding SprT family protein; the protein is MDQDQLHRWVSEISAKYFHISFNDKVSFNSRLRTTGGRYIPSQRKIELNPKYLHELGEEAMEGIIKHELCHYHLHIQGKGYQHRDPEFRELLKKTGSPRFCSPLPSNQKKQTIHSYRCKQCGQVYNRKRKIDVKRYRCGHCRGKLEKQ
- the cmpA gene encoding cortex morphogenetic protein CmpA, which encodes MPNWFQKQMTKAFLEKNKNQIRMLNQCWFFYRRTQT